From a single Bryobacter aggregatus MPL3 genomic region:
- a CDS encoding xanthine dehydrogenase family protein molybdopterin-binding subunit — translation MNRRFLLRASAIAGGGFMLGLYPKELKGQSPRGASQTLSPVDFVSIAPDGTATLVATNQELGQGTLNLLPMLIAEELDVDWKAVRIVRSGVAPKYGGQITGGSSATPTQWEPMRRIGASMRHMLVAAAAQTWGVTAEECSTASGIVHHRASGRSSGYGELAAKAVTMPVPAFASLPLKDPKNYTIIGTSTPGVETRAIVTGKPIFGIDVTVPGMLYATFEKTPVLGGKVVSANLDAIRAMKGVKHAFLVDGIPSSSSYPNYLFEGPGFEAGVAIVADSWWAAQSARRKLQVKWDFGKWATQDSDANAKRAEELSKQSAARTLRNDGNAEAVFQRDDVKVVEAPYVFPFIAHGTMEPQNCTAHYKEGKMEIWSTSQFPAPGRTAVSRLLGIPEAEITLHMVRGGGGFGRRAYNDSMCEAAWISKTVGAPVKLVWSREDDIRHDYYRCGGFQYLKAAIDPSGKLVAWKDHFIAYGEENAFVHDGGFNPGELPAGYVQNFLVQASTMPLGLKTGALRAPGSNSIAWVMQSFLDELAHAAGKDPVQFRLDLLKMALPAPPEAGRGAPRAMGLNPSRMSDVIQLAAEKSGWGKRNLPKGTALGIAFHYSHRGYFAEVAEVAVSANKKLKVNQVWVAGDIGSQIINPSAAESQVQGAVIDGLSEMMQEITLKEGRVVQSNYHQHPWLKMSQAPPVEVHFLKTNNPPTGLGEPALPPILPAVTNAVFSATGERIRTMPITKQGFSFV, via the coding sequence ATGAACCGACGTTTTCTCTTGCGCGCCTCCGCGATTGCCGGGGGTGGCTTCATGCTCGGCCTGTACCCCAAAGAACTGAAGGGTCAAAGTCCGAGGGGGGCGAGCCAGACGCTGTCACCCGTGGACTTTGTAAGCATTGCCCCCGATGGAACGGCGACTCTCGTTGCGACGAATCAGGAGTTGGGACAAGGCACCTTAAACCTGCTGCCGATGCTGATCGCTGAAGAGCTCGATGTGGACTGGAAGGCAGTTCGGATTGTGCGCTCGGGTGTCGCGCCGAAGTACGGCGGGCAGATCACTGGCGGAAGTTCCGCCACGCCAACCCAGTGGGAGCCGATGCGCCGGATCGGCGCGTCGATGCGGCACATGCTGGTCGCGGCGGCGGCGCAAACATGGGGCGTCACTGCAGAAGAGTGCTCCACGGCTTCTGGCATTGTGCACCACCGCGCTTCTGGCCGCTCCTCCGGCTACGGGGAACTCGCCGCAAAGGCCGTCACAATGCCTGTCCCGGCGTTTGCATCTCTTCCGCTCAAGGATCCGAAGAATTACACGATCATCGGCACAAGCACGCCCGGCGTAGAAACCAGAGCGATCGTAACTGGAAAGCCGATCTTTGGGATCGATGTGACCGTGCCTGGCATGCTGTACGCGACGTTCGAGAAGACACCGGTCCTGGGTGGGAAAGTGGTCAGCGCGAATCTCGACGCAATCCGCGCGATGAAGGGCGTCAAGCACGCTTTCCTCGTCGATGGGATCCCGTCTTCGAGTAGCTATCCGAACTATCTCTTCGAAGGACCGGGCTTTGAAGCCGGCGTGGCGATCGTAGCTGACAGTTGGTGGGCCGCCCAATCTGCCAGACGAAAGCTGCAAGTGAAATGGGACTTCGGCAAATGGGCGACGCAAGACAGCGACGCCAACGCCAAGAGGGCCGAAGAGTTATCCAAACAATCCGCAGCGCGGACGCTGCGCAATGATGGCAACGCCGAAGCAGTCTTTCAGCGTGACGACGTGAAAGTAGTGGAAGCGCCCTACGTCTTTCCCTTCATCGCACACGGCACCATGGAGCCACAAAACTGCACGGCGCACTACAAGGAAGGGAAAATGGAAATCTGGTCAACCAGCCAGTTTCCAGCGCCCGGACGCACAGCAGTTTCCCGCCTGCTCGGGATTCCCGAAGCAGAGATTACGCTACACATGGTGCGTGGGGGCGGAGGATTCGGACGTCGGGCCTACAACGATTCCATGTGCGAAGCGGCCTGGATCTCGAAGACCGTTGGCGCTCCCGTCAAGCTGGTCTGGAGCCGTGAGGACGATATCCGGCATGACTATTATCGCTGCGGTGGATTTCAGTATCTCAAGGCCGCCATCGATCCCAGCGGGAAACTCGTAGCCTGGAAGGACCACTTCATCGCCTACGGCGAAGAGAACGCATTTGTTCACGACGGCGGGTTTAACCCCGGCGAGCTTCCTGCAGGTTATGTCCAGAACTTCTTGGTTCAAGCATCGACCATGCCTCTTGGGTTGAAGACTGGAGCACTGCGGGCTCCGGGCTCGAACAGTATCGCGTGGGTGATGCAATCTTTCCTTGACGAACTCGCGCACGCCGCCGGCAAAGATCCGGTGCAGTTCCGTCTGGATCTCCTCAAGATGGCACTGCCTGCGCCCCCGGAAGCAGGACGCGGAGCCCCACGGGCAATGGGCCTCAATCCTTCACGCATGAGCGACGTCATCCAACTCGCTGCGGAAAAGTCCGGCTGGGGAAAGCGCAATCTGCCGAAAGGGACCGCACTCGGAATCGCTTTCCACTATAGCCATCGCGGGTACTTTGCCGAAGTAGCTGAGGTCGCAGTCAGCGCGAACAAGAAACTCAAGGTCAATCAGGTGTGGGTGGCGGGGGACATCGGTAGCCAGATCATCAATCCGAGTGCAGCAGAAAGCCAGGTGCAAGGAGCGGTAATCGATGGCCTAAGCGAAATGATGCAAGAGATCACACTCAAGGAAGGGCGCGTCGTGCAATCCAACTATCATCAACACCCTTGGCTGAAGATGTCGCAGGCCCCCCCGGTTGAGGTTCATTTCCTCAAGACCAACAATCCGCCGACGGGCCTCGGCGAACCGGCCCTCCCGCCGATTCTCCCAGCAGTTACAAATGCGGTGTTCTCCGCTACTGGCGAACGCATTCGGACCATGCCCATCACGAAACAAGGGTTCAGTTTCGTATAA
- a CDS encoding (2Fe-2S)-binding protein — MITLTINGKTQRFDGDPEMPLLWLLRDELNLKGTKFGCGMGLCGACTIHINGEPTRSCVTKASDGAGKVITTIEGISSNGTHPVQQAWEAIDVPQCGYCQAGQIMTACALLAKTPNPTDVQIDSAMNGNLCRCGTYQRIRAAVHKAAELSTSATKR, encoded by the coding sequence ATGATCACGCTGACAATTAATGGAAAAACACAACGATTTGACGGCGATCCCGAGATGCCATTGCTTTGGCTGCTTCGGGATGAGCTGAATCTCAAGGGCACCAAATTCGGGTGCGGCATGGGCCTCTGCGGCGCTTGCACCATCCACATCAATGGCGAACCAACTCGATCCTGCGTGACGAAGGCATCGGACGGGGCAGGCAAAGTGATCACGACGATCGAGGGCATTTCCTCCAATGGAACGCATCCGGTGCAGCAGGCGTGGGAAGCAATCGATGTCCCGCAATGCGGTTACTGCCAAGCCGGCCAGATCATGACGGCGTGCGCATTATTAGCCAAGACTCCGAACCCTACGGATGTGCAAATCGACTCCGCAATGAATGGCAATCTGTGCCGTTGTGGCACCTATCAGAGAATTCGCGCAGCCGTGCACAAAGCGGCAGAATTGAGCACGAGCGCGACGAAGCGCTAG